The following coding sequences are from one Planifilum fulgidum window:
- a CDS encoding YIP1 family protein yields the protein MTGWQETLKLMGAVWLSPRRAVRRVLDAGLPWPYLLPLVLVYGISFTMDQISFRNLADFFLLRDLLLFSLLIGIGVGPLFWMIYSALFYGLGRLFRGTGRWQEVQLAVAAAMVPGVAKLILWLMQLAVFREEAWSELTPRIDYSFFLLLAYFFFLLLDAVLIVWTIVVVAGALSEAHEFSLWKGFLLVLIGIPLIWVLFKYGLNIVLMPI from the coding sequence GTGACCGGTTGGCAGGAGACTCTCAAACTGATGGGCGCTGTCTGGCTTTCTCCGCGCAGAGCGGTCCGCCGGGTCCTGGATGCGGGGTTGCCGTGGCCCTATTTGCTTCCCCTCGTGCTGGTGTACGGGATCAGCTTTACGATGGATCAGATTTCCTTTCGCAATCTGGCCGATTTTTTCCTTCTTCGGGATTTACTGCTCTTTTCCCTTTTGATCGGCATCGGAGTGGGTCCTCTGTTCTGGATGATCTACAGCGCGTTGTTCTACGGACTCGGACGTCTTTTTCGCGGTACGGGACGCTGGCAGGAGGTGCAATTGGCCGTGGCCGCAGCCATGGTGCCGGGCGTGGCCAAGCTGATTCTCTGGCTGATGCAGCTGGCCGTTTTCCGGGAGGAAGCCTGGTCGGAACTGACTCCCCGGATCGATTATAGTTTTTTTCTCCTGCTGGCGTATTTCTTTTTCCTCCTTCTCGATGCGGTCTTGATCGTCTGGACCATCGTGGTTGTCGCCGGTGCGTTGTCCGAGGCCCATGAATTCTCCCTTTGGAAGGGCTTCTTGCTGGTGCTGATCGGGATTCCGCTTATCTGGGTTCTGTTCAAATACGGATTGAATATCGTCCTCATGCCGATATAA